The following coding sequences lie in one Fimbriimonadaceae bacterium genomic window:
- the secD gene encoding protein translocase subunit SecD — translation MAGLSWWLHTIRPVSYGLDVSGGVRFTYQMDTSRLTQEQRTEIGRIRENLVKILFARSTGSLGVAEPNIQTKGTDQFIVELPGLTDIDMARAVMSTTARIEMYHAKNVSTRQALSRPYTEGSRYDDKGAPYVSFTKRSNPEKELKPGDPEYTEMIKGWGDPIVSGEDIIDARPEIQGGNKFVPLMRYSDAGSRKMEQWSRRFTEREENVAIVLDGKVLSIAPLQRGAILRDNSIITGDFSTEYVRTLTDLVKSGSLPVDLSEIRSEKVDPTIGKAALDQILKAGVIAFAIIAVFVVVYYVFPGIVALVALLLYVLFTMTTLQLMSATFSLAAIAGFILSIGMAVDANILVFERVKEELREGRTLQSAIDIGFKRALSAIVDSNACTILTSLVLVMLGSGPVKGFATTLIVGVVISLFTAVVITRSLLQFLVGSGLGANPKWYGLNRQWFGEGLERDASKRALPIISKRNLFFVISVLTIIPGLIFMGMGGLKPNVEFTGGLEGGYKLTDYPDIKSEDVAKRLDDAGVKGGNIKFAYYTDEVTKQETRIMYLNVPVSGPLKDLETPQQKRDKVTEIAGFKNDDVASFTEVGPSVAEETKRSAILGVIFSALLIIVYLAIRFGVSMGGFNVGLRFSSSAIGALVHDIMVVIGLAAVFGSIFGWEVSALFITAMLTVIGFSTHDTIVIFDRIRENLRKGTSGENLEGLIDRSITQSIARSINTSSTVIVTLIILIWFGSATPELRFFNVIMLCGIVSGTYSSIWNASPILYVIDRWIMKRSGEKAGLMAIATEERQKMRMLAQQASHTTVDDSSAGYGQVKRKRTSVSQQGRRDLDEDE, via the coding sequence TTGGCAGGTCTTTCCTGGTGGCTTCATACCATCCGCCCAGTGAGTTATGGGTTGGACGTGAGTGGCGGTGTCCGCTTCACGTACCAGATGGATACCAGCAGGCTGACGCAAGAGCAAAGGACGGAGATTGGCAGGATACGAGAGAACCTCGTTAAGATCCTATTCGCTCGTTCGACGGGCAGCCTAGGCGTTGCTGAGCCGAACATCCAGACAAAAGGGACCGATCAGTTCATCGTTGAACTCCCTGGTTTAACCGATATCGACATGGCACGTGCGGTTATGAGCACGACCGCGCGTATCGAGATGTATCACGCCAAGAACGTAAGTACGCGTCAAGCGTTGAGCCGACCGTACACCGAAGGAAGTCGGTACGACGACAAAGGGGCTCCATACGTGTCCTTCACGAAGCGGTCGAATCCCGAGAAAGAGTTGAAGCCTGGCGACCCCGAGTACACCGAGATGATCAAGGGGTGGGGAGATCCCATCGTCTCCGGGGAAGATATTATCGATGCCAGACCCGAGATACAAGGTGGCAATAAGTTTGTGCCTTTGATGCGGTACTCCGATGCAGGCTCCCGCAAGATGGAGCAATGGAGCCGCCGGTTCACCGAGCGTGAAGAGAACGTCGCCATCGTGCTTGACGGAAAGGTACTGAGCATTGCCCCATTGCAGCGCGGAGCCATCCTACGCGATAACTCGATCATTACTGGCGACTTCAGCACCGAATACGTTCGGACGCTGACCGACTTGGTCAAGTCCGGTTCTTTGCCCGTCGATCTCAGTGAGATCCGTAGCGAGAAGGTTGACCCGACCATCGGTAAAGCCGCTCTCGATCAGATTTTGAAAGCCGGTGTTATCGCCTTCGCGATCATCGCTGTCTTTGTCGTCGTCTACTATGTTTTCCCTGGAATCGTCGCTCTAGTCGCCTTGCTGCTGTATGTCCTCTTTACGATGACGACGCTGCAGTTGATGTCGGCAACGTTCTCGCTTGCAGCCATCGCCGGTTTCATCCTGTCGATTGGTATGGCAGTGGACGCGAACATCCTTGTCTTCGAACGTGTTAAAGAAGAGCTTCGAGAAGGCAGGACGCTGCAATCCGCCATTGACATCGGCTTTAAACGCGCCCTCTCTGCCATTGTCGACTCAAACGCCTGTACGATCCTCACATCGTTGGTTCTTGTCATGCTCGGCTCTGGTCCGGTCAAGGGCTTCGCAACGACGTTGATCGTTGGTGTCGTCATTTCGCTCTTCACCGCAGTCGTGATTACGCGCTCCCTGCTACAGTTCCTTGTCGGTTCCGGCCTCGGCGCCAATCCGAAGTGGTATGGCTTGAATCGCCAGTGGTTCGGCGAAGGTTTAGAGCGAGACGCCTCCAAGCGAGCGCTGCCGATCATCTCAAAGCGGAATCTATTCTTCGTAATCTCCGTTCTGACAATCATTCCCGGCCTCATCTTTATGGGTATGGGCGGCCTCAAGCCGAACGTCGAGTTTACAGGCGGTCTGGAGGGTGGCTATAAGCTCACCGACTACCCCGACATCAAGAGTGAAGATGTTGCGAAGAGGCTTGATGACGCAGGTGTAAAGGGCGGGAACATCAAGTTTGCGTACTACACCGACGAGGTCACAAAGCAAGAGACGCGCATCATGTACCTCAACGTGCCCGTTTCTGGACCGTTGAAGGATCTTGAAACCCCCCAACAAAAGCGGGACAAGGTCACTGAGATCGCAGGCTTTAAGAATGACGATGTCGCCAGCTTCACCGAAGTTGGCCCCAGCGTTGCCGAAGAGACGAAACGAAGCGCCATTCTGGGTGTCATCTTTAGCGCATTGCTTATCATCGTTTACCTCGCCATTCGGTTTGGTGTGAGCATGGGTGGATTCAACGTCGGTCTGCGATTTAGCAGCTCCGCGATTGGCGCCCTCGTCCACGACATCATGGTCGTCATCGGTCTTGCCGCCGTGTTTGGCTCCATCTTTGGATGGGAAGTGAGCGCGTTGTTCATCACTGCGATGTTGACGGTCATCGGCTTCTCCACCCACGACACGATCGTCATCTTTGACCGAATTCGTGAGAACCTGCGTAAAGGAACGTCGGGTGAAAACCTTGAGGGCTTGATCGACCGTTCGATCACTCAGTCCATCGCCCGTTCGATCAATACGTCTTCGACCGTTATCGTCACGCTGATTATCTTGATCTGGTTCGGTTCGGCAACTCCCGAACTGCGCTTCTTCAACGTCATCATGCTCTGCGGCATCGTCTCAGGAACTTACTCTTCCATCTGGAACGCATCGCCGATCCTGTATGTGATCGACCGATGGATCATGAAGAGAAGTGGCGAGAAGGCGGGTCTGATGGCTATCGCAACCGAAGAGCGACAGAAGATGCGGATGCTTGCCCAACAGGCTAGCCACACAACAGTCGATGACTCTTCTGCAGGCTATGGACAGGTCAAGCGAAAACGGACAAGCGTAAGCCAGCAAGGCCGCCGCGATCTTGATGAGGACGAGTAA
- the era gene encoding GTPase Era yields the protein MKSGHVALIGKPNVGKSTLLNAFVGQKVSIVSNRPQTTRRRALGIAQGEGYQIAFVDTPGIHEPHTELGKTMVRQAQSALADVDLILIVVDSSKKPDDMDRRIANLVAPDVRGDTAVILVLNKMDVLHAEHVEERISVYTEMFAVPEEAYMLTTATKGHNLEKLLAMILEQMPEGEATFPSDEFTDQSTRFWVSELIREQVVSATKQELPHATAVRIDAWEETEKLLSIRATILVEKPSQRAIMIGKGGAFIKKIGTQARVQIEELLGQKVFLDLHVAHAAEWRMNRRVLRELEYSD from the coding sequence ATGAAGTCCGGCCATGTAGCACTCATCGGAAAGCCCAACGTTGGCAAGAGCACGCTTCTGAACGCCTTTGTGGGGCAGAAGGTAAGCATCGTCAGCAACCGCCCGCAAACAACCCGCAGGCGCGCCCTGGGCATCGCACAGGGTGAGGGTTATCAGATCGCCTTCGTCGATACTCCAGGCATCCACGAGCCTCACACGGAGCTTGGCAAGACGATGGTGCGTCAAGCGCAGTCGGCGCTTGCGGACGTCGATTTGATTTTGATCGTCGTGGATTCCTCAAAGAAGCCCGACGATATGGATCGTCGGATCGCAAACCTGGTCGCGCCAGATGTCCGTGGAGACACCGCTGTCATTCTTGTCCTGAACAAGATGGACGTCCTCCATGCCGAACACGTGGAGGAGCGCATCTCGGTGTACACAGAGATGTTTGCGGTGCCGGAAGAGGCTTACATGCTTACGACGGCAACCAAGGGGCACAATCTTGAGAAACTGCTTGCCATGATCCTTGAGCAAATGCCCGAGGGAGAAGCGACCTTTCCGTCTGATGAATTCACGGATCAATCGACGCGGTTTTGGGTGTCAGAGCTGATTCGCGAGCAAGTCGTTAGCGCCACGAAGCAAGAGCTTCCTCACGCTACCGCTGTGCGGATCGATGCTTGGGAAGAGACCGAAAAGCTACTTAGCATCCGCGCCACGATTCTTGTGGAGAAACCCAGTCAACGGGCCATCATGATTGGCAAGGGTGGGGCCTTCATCAAGAAGATCGGCACTCAGGCCCGCGTGCAGATTGAAGAGCTGCTTGGGCAGAAGGTGTTCCTGGACCTGCATGTTGCCCACGCTGCAGAGTGGCGTATGAACCGGCGCGTGCTGCGCGAACTGGAATATTCAGACTAA
- a CDS encoding HAD family hydrolase, with translation MTVPVSLSRYDGVLFDVDGTLVDSLGMIVAGLGDMFERYAGLRPADEELRSIIGLPLAAQLRLYVEEEPTSEFQREALAFAIGRFEAHKAKESLFEPAVAALSELSRLGYGTCLVTSKTTVELDQFMERFPAADAITATVCASDVPNPKPAADSALLACEKLGLSTDRVLMIGDSIFDLQCAQAAGITAIGVAYGATPYDKLAAMSPDYVFRRPEDLLVWIEQSATPRHVTQERFISTA, from the coding sequence GTGACAGTTCCCGTTTCGCTCTCCCGATACGACGGTGTCCTCTTTGATGTAGATGGCACACTCGTCGATTCGCTCGGGATGATCGTCGCCGGACTCGGCGATATGTTCGAGCGTTACGCCGGGTTACGTCCGGCAGATGAGGAACTGAGATCGATCATCGGACTCCCCCTTGCGGCGCAGCTTCGACTCTATGTCGAAGAGGAACCCACATCCGAGTTTCAGCGAGAAGCGCTGGCCTTCGCGATTGGCAGGTTTGAGGCACACAAGGCCAAAGAGTCGCTTTTTGAGCCAGCAGTCGCTGCCCTATCTGAGCTGAGCAGGCTCGGATATGGAACCTGCCTGGTCACAAGCAAGACAACAGTGGAACTCGACCAATTTATGGAGAGGTTCCCCGCCGCAGACGCCATCACTGCTACCGTTTGCGCCTCAGACGTGCCGAACCCCAAACCCGCCGCCGACAGCGCTCTGTTGGCCTGCGAGAAGCTTGGGTTGAGCACGGACAGGGTTCTGATGATCGGCGATTCGATTTTTGATCTGCAATGCGCCCAAGCCGCTGGCATAACCGCTATTGGCGTCGCCTATGGAGCGACCCCGTATGACAAGCTAGCCGCGATGAGCCCTGACTACGTTTTTCGACGACCTGAAGACTTGCTCGTATGGATCGAGCAGTCCGCGACACCACGCCATGTTACGCAAGAAAGATTCATCTCAACAGCCTGA
- a CDS encoding flagellar hook-length control protein FliK produces the protein MSISPILMAMVDPTAAQAETSVAGAGFATAITSVQSKAPPGPEPPPGISAKTLPGEVGKTEPIAPFEELDLLATMKNLTEGFFDGAPIDAPMPSINPKDANTATSADANPSNTDVKLFLSAGAMAMAMFPTTTIPDESLNIAVAEGNGQSVAAIIDTAENANTAAGYTSKAEMMSATSKAYASTADANTEALGEKFVDPIELTDLEKKLLEQSKSTLPPDASLSKAEFYAEGNRVRKGERKPAEPVSGPIPKPEINPNNRTDLNSTQPKDKSKVDYVEPLPKPAEGVPGSSRTDIGGSPKGVSKSDYVAPMPKPSEEVKPPTGPVSKSDFYGASKTDETAKSTLPIQGAIGVEQVSKVEAQAAVSKLDASMDTTATSKAEVYGSANATSKHDAAQGQNGQAGDNPNASTKPNDPNATVKPGDPNSEYKRASGNASEAITSSKGVSRAEAFTKIEDVQPVSKTDASTIAAMNPTSSVQQISKAEAAKEVRTLDPVTTNHVIRQVADRLEALAAARPKNGVTIHLEPFDLGKITMTIKSSGHDVDAQISASNEAVRVALESNRPMLQQALDQRGINLVNVDVSGQTLTQDMPQRQQHGQMNAQSQPAPTWGAQQSGLNTTTITENRHYVAKATGGVNLWI, from the coding sequence ATGAGTATTTCACCGATTCTAATGGCGATGGTAGACCCCACCGCCGCACAGGCCGAAACGTCTGTTGCGGGTGCGGGCTTTGCCACAGCTATCACATCGGTGCAGTCGAAGGCGCCGCCAGGCCCTGAGCCCCCACCGGGGATCAGCGCGAAGACGCTGCCGGGGGAAGTTGGAAAGACTGAGCCGATCGCTCCTTTCGAAGAACTGGACCTCCTGGCAACGATGAAGAACCTCACCGAAGGATTCTTCGACGGCGCACCGATCGATGCACCGATGCCAAGCATTAACCCCAAGGACGCCAACACGGCAACCTCGGCAGATGCCAACCCAAGCAACACTGACGTCAAGCTCTTCTTGAGCGCTGGTGCCATGGCGATGGCCATGTTCCCAACCACAACGATTCCAGACGAGAGTCTGAACATTGCGGTCGCGGAAGGGAACGGGCAATCCGTGGCGGCAATCATCGACACTGCCGAAAATGCGAACACGGCCGCTGGTTACACCTCCAAAGCGGAGATGATGTCGGCGACATCGAAGGCATACGCATCGACAGCCGACGCGAACACCGAGGCGTTGGGCGAAAAGTTTGTCGACCCAATTGAGCTGACTGACCTTGAGAAGAAGCTTTTGGAGCAGTCGAAGTCAACTCTCCCGCCCGATGCCAGTCTCAGCAAGGCTGAGTTCTATGCCGAGGGCAATCGGGTACGCAAAGGCGAACGCAAGCCCGCCGAGCCTGTGTCAGGGCCCATTCCCAAACCGGAGATCAATCCGAACAACAGAACGGATCTCAACTCGACTCAGCCGAAGGACAAAAGCAAAGTCGATTACGTTGAGCCGTTGCCAAAACCCGCTGAAGGTGTTCCAGGCAGCAGCAGAACGGATATCGGCGGTTCGCCAAAGGGCGTCAGCAAGAGCGACTACGTCGCACCCATGCCCAAGCCTTCCGAAGAGGTCAAGCCGCCCACCGGACCTGTTAGCAAGTCCGATTTCTACGGCGCTTCAAAAACCGACGAAACAGCAAAGAGCACCTTGCCCATTCAAGGCGCAATCGGTGTAGAGCAGGTCTCCAAGGTCGAGGCACAAGCCGCAGTTAGCAAACTGGACGCTTCGATGGATACCACCGCAACCTCCAAGGCAGAGGTTTACGGCAGTGCAAATGCGACGTCAAAGCACGACGCTGCCCAGGGTCAAAATGGTCAGGCCGGAGACAATCCCAACGCTTCGACCAAGCCAAATGATCCAAACGCAACGGTAAAGCCAGGTGACCCAAATTCAGAGTACAAGCGAGCTTCTGGAAACGCAAGCGAAGCTATCACGTCGAGTAAGGGAGTCTCACGAGCCGAGGCGTTTACGAAGATTGAGGATGTGCAGCCCGTCTCTAAGACGGACGCTTCCACAATCGCCGCGATGAACCCAACTTCGAGCGTTCAGCAAATTTCTAAGGCAGAAGCCGCAAAAGAAGTCAGAACGCTGGATCCGGTCACGACGAACCATGTCATCCGACAGGTAGCCGACCGTCTTGAGGCTCTTGCAGCAGCAAGGCCGAAAAACGGCGTGACGATCCATCTTGAGCCTTTCGATCTGGGCAAGATCACCATGACGATTAAGTCCAGCGGCCACGACGTGGATGCTCAAATCTCAGCAAGCAACGAAGCCGTTCGAGTTGCCCTTGAAAGCAACCGGCCGATGCTTCAGCAAGCTCTCGATCAGCGCGGGATTAACCTCGTCAATGTCGATGTCTCAGGACAGACACTGACTCAGGATATGCCCCAGCGACAACAGCACGGGCAAATGAATGCGCAATCGCAACCGGCGCCCACATGGGGAGCCCAGCAGTCAGGACTGAACACAACGACAATCACAGAAAATCGACACTACGTGGCCAAGGCCACCGGTGGCGTAAACCTGTGGATTTAG
- a CDS encoding flagellar hook protein FlgE — translation MLQAMLAGVASIKAQQTRMNVIGNNLANVNTTAYKGSRVTFKDMLAQTIRGSSGPTASAGGLNPIQYGLGVLISGTDISNEQGSLNATNRPTDMAIQGNGFFLVGNGDGVSYTRDGAFDLDGNGDLVHRATGQRLLGWTADSATGNIDTNAPIGANSILRVPIGARTAVQVTTTARWAGNLDAQEVASPGPPAYPDPGYRETLIRVFDSLGTQHDITLRLIKTAANTWNYSMAGNNGETITGSGDLVFNPTTGALASGSPAVVTITPAAGGAPPFDVSMDFGGVTQLASETQVQAASQNGFPPGSLQSFSIGQDGVITGLYTNGLARPLGQLGMAIFPNANGLERMGNNLWRNNDNSGVPVVGPPVSGGRGTISSGFLEQSNIDIGNEFTELIITQRGFQANTRVVTTVDEMLQDLINMKR, via the coding sequence ATGTTGCAGGCTATGCTAGCTGGTGTTGCGAGTATCAAAGCTCAGCAAACCCGAATGAACGTCATCGGTAACAACCTGGCCAACGTCAATACGACGGCCTATAAGGGAAGCCGCGTCACTTTTAAAGACATGCTCGCGCAGACCATTCGAGGCTCTTCAGGCCCGACGGCAAGCGCAGGCGGTCTCAACCCCATCCAATACGGACTCGGTGTTTTGATCTCTGGTACAGATATCAGCAACGAGCAGGGATCGCTTAACGCCACGAACCGCCCGACAGACATGGCGATTCAGGGCAATGGATTCTTCCTGGTCGGCAACGGCGACGGAGTCTCCTACACTCGAGACGGGGCGTTCGACCTTGACGGTAACGGCGACCTTGTCCACCGTGCAACAGGCCAGAGGCTTTTGGGCTGGACTGCCGACTCCGCGACCGGCAATATCGACACCAACGCACCGATTGGCGCGAACTCGATTCTGAGAGTGCCGATTGGCGCACGAACGGCTGTCCAGGTCACAACGACCGCTCGATGGGCAGGAAATCTGGACGCTCAGGAAGTCGCGAGCCCCGGACCCCCAGCTTATCCCGATCCCGGCTACCGAGAGACTCTGATTCGTGTCTTCGACAGCTTGGGCACACAGCACGACATCACTCTGCGCCTGATCAAGACGGCCGCAAATACGTGGAACTATTCCATGGCCGGCAATAACGGCGAAACGATCACAGGCAGCGGCGATCTTGTTTTCAACCCGACGACTGGCGCTCTCGCGTCTGGTTCCCCAGCAGTCGTAACCATCACTCCGGCAGCAGGCGGTGCTCCCCCCTTCGATGTTTCGATGGACTTTGGTGGAGTTACTCAGCTGGCGTCGGAAACTCAGGTTCAGGCAGCTAGCCAGAACGGTTTCCCTCCCGGATCGCTGCAGTCGTTCTCGATCGGTCAGGACGGTGTCATTACCGGTCTGTACACGAACGGCCTTGCACGCCCCCTCGGGCAGCTCGGTATGGCGATCTTCCCGAACGCGAACGGTCTGGAGCGCATGGGCAACAACCTGTGGCGCAACAACGATAACTCGGGCGTTCCTGTCGTCGGCCCCCCGGTCAGCGGTGGCCGTGGCACAATCAGCTCGGGCTTCCTTGAGCAGTCGAACATCGACATTGGTAACGAGTTCACCGAACTCATCATCACTCAGCGCGGCTTCCAAGCCAACACTCGAGTTGTGACGACGGTCGATGAGATGTTGCAAGACTTAATCAATATGAAGCGGTAA
- a CDS encoding RidA family protein gives MLREVHSTDRAPGAIGPYSQAIRAEGRFLFCSGQIPLTPSGDLVEGNVEAQTEQVMQNIKGMLESAGLSFANIVKTTIFLSSMDHFAAVNKIYGAYMGDIPPARSTVAVAGLPKNVDVEIEVIAVY, from the coding sequence ATGCTCCGAGAGGTTCATTCCACCGACCGTGCGCCTGGTGCGATCGGTCCTTACAGTCAGGCCATCCGCGCTGAGGGCCGCTTTCTTTTCTGCAGCGGACAGATTCCGCTCACCCCATCGGGCGACCTTGTTGAAGGCAACGTCGAAGCGCAGACCGAGCAGGTGATGCAAAACATAAAAGGGATGCTGGAATCCGCTGGTCTCAGCTTCGCAAACATCGTCAAGACAACAATCTTCCTCAGCTCAATGGATCACTTTGCCGCTGTAAACAAGATTTACGGGGCGTATATGGGCGACATCCCGCCCGCCCGCTCAACCGTCGCCGTTGCCGGACTGCCGAAGAACGTGGACGTTGAGATTGAGGTGATTGCTGTTTACTGA
- a CDS encoding four helix bundle protein has protein sequence MIRLVREVKPSIESSVILRQVIRSSTSVGANYRAACRSRSAAEKIAKLSIVLEEADETMYWLEVGAEVEIFETMAIDHLYRECNEVVAMTVASLKTLRANHPQKNVVREEIRDWSDED, from the coding sequence GTGATTCGTCTAGTCCGCGAAGTGAAGCCATCCATTGAATCGTCGGTTATTTTGAGGCAGGTTATTCGCTCCTCGACTTCTGTCGGTGCAAACTATCGTGCGGCGTGCAGATCTCGCTCAGCCGCAGAAAAGATTGCGAAGCTCAGTATTGTGCTTGAAGAGGCAGATGAGACCATGTACTGGCTTGAGGTTGGAGCAGAAGTCGAGATATTCGAAACTATGGCTATAGATCACTTGTATCGCGAATGCAATGAAGTGGTCGCGATGACAGTTGCCAGTCTCAAGACGCTTAGGGCAAATCATCCCCAAAAGAATGTTGTACGAGAGGAGATTCGAGATTGGTCTGACGAGGACTAA
- a CDS encoding LemA family protein: MIWVLIGLLVVLLVFIIATYNGLVSIRQQTSNAWGQIDVQLKRRYDLIPNLVETVKGYMKHEQETLTKVIEARNQALSATGVKEKARAETAVSQAVTGLFGLFESYPDLKANQNMLSLQEELKSTENKISFARQYYNDIVTTYNTKLEAFPSNIFASMMGFKPKDLFEIENPVERENVKVSF; the protein is encoded by the coding sequence TTGATCTGGGTACTCATCGGTTTACTTGTCGTTCTGTTGGTTTTCATCATTGCGACTTACAACGGCCTCGTTTCGATCCGGCAACAAACGTCGAATGCTTGGGGACAGATTGATGTCCAGCTAAAGCGCCGGTACGACCTGATCCCGAATCTGGTCGAGACGGTCAAGGGCTATATGAAGCACGAGCAAGAGACGCTGACCAAGGTCATCGAAGCTCGAAATCAAGCTTTATCGGCCACGGGTGTGAAAGAGAAAGCAAGGGCTGAGACGGCTGTGAGCCAAGCCGTGACCGGTCTTTTTGGTCTGTTTGAGTCCTATCCTGATCTCAAGGCCAATCAGAACATGCTTTCCCTTCAAGAGGAGTTGAAGAGTACGGAGAACAAGATTTCGTTTGCACGGCAGTACTACAACGACATCGTGACGACCTACAACACGAAGCTTGAGGCATTCCCGTCGAACATCTTCGCAAGCATGATGGGATTCAAGCCGAAAGATCTCTTTGAGATTGAGAACCCAGTCGAGCGTGAGAACGTGAAGGTGTCGTTCTAA